A single genomic interval of Falco naumanni isolate bFalNau1 chromosome 11, bFalNau1.pat, whole genome shotgun sequence harbors:
- the FASLG gene encoding tumor necrosis factor ligand superfamily member 6 has translation MQVYKGRAGSSPRAQSGAAPAGFGCRMEDHTKPIPLPAMQQNLNYVYPQVFWVDGCTSASASSPSAPPVTPFPPPVPDRRTKPGHNRERRSVGFLVIFMLILLALTGVGLSMFQIFHLEKELAELRESASTEHIPPALEKLIGQKEQSMEKEARKAAHLTGNPSQRDLPLEWEPISGHAFTDGIQYHEQGLVVNETGLYFVYSNVLFRGSICSSQMLTHIVYKKNPTLPGSHVLMEDKGINYCTGQKTWARKSYLGALFKLRKMDSLHVNVSKIALVNFEESKTFFGLFKL, from the exons ATGCAGGTGTATAAAGGCAGAGCTGGGTCTTCCCCCAGGGCTCAGTcgggggcagccccggcaggCTTTGGCTGCCGTATGGAAGATCACACCAAGCCCATCCCGCTCCCGGCCATGCAGCAGAACTTGAACTACGTGTACCCCCAGGTCTTTTGGGTGGACGGCTGCACCAGTGCAAGTGCTTCCAGCCCCTCGGCACCCCCTGTCACTCCTTTCCCACCACCGGTACCTGACCGAAGGACAAAGCCAGGGCACaacagggaaaggaggagcGTTGGCTTCCTGGTGATCTTCATGCTGATCCTGCTAGCCCTCACTGGAGTGGGGCTGAGCATGTTTCAGATCTTCCACCTGGAGAAGGAACTGGCTGAACTCAGAGAG TCTGCCAGCACTGAGCACATCCCTCCAGCTCTGGAGAAACTCATAG GGCAGAAGGAGCAGTCAATggaaaaggaagcaaggaaggcAGCACACCTAACAG GGAATCCAAGCCAGCGGGACCTCCCTCTGGAGTGGGAACCCATCTCCGGGCATGCCTTCACCGACGGCATTCAGTACCATGAGCAGGGTCTCGTCGTCAATGAGACCGGCCTGTACTTCGTGTATTCCAACGTGCTCTTCCGaggcagcatctgcagcagccagaTGTTGACCCACATTGTCTACAAGAAAAACCCAACCTTGCCAGGCAGCCACGTGCTGATGGAGGACAAAGGCATCAACTACTGTACGGGCCAGAAAACATGGGCCCGGAAAAGCTACCTAGGGGCTTTATTCAAGCTCAGGAAGATGGACAGTTTGCACGTCAATGTTTCTAAAATAGCTCTGGTTAATTTTGAGGAATCTAAGACATTCTTCGGCTTATTTAAGCTTTGA